The following are encoded together in the Streptomyces sp. NBC_00358 genome:
- a CDS encoding RNA polymerase sigma factor, with translation MRRRRTTTGEYGDPAGHRALEALYRAHADRVLAYLLHRTDRETAQDILSETFVLAWRKSGSVPDDALPWLLASARRLLANRVRSDQRHRALTERLAVMADRTGAAEIGDAIGTRVEVAAALSALSEQDREVLVLSAWYGLTAKQAAVAMGCTATAFAVRLHRARKRFRAALPRAGHAQPVHGALAQAHFTQRESA, from the coding sequence GTGAGACGACGACGAACAACCACCGGGGAGTACGGTGACCCGGCCGGACACCGGGCCCTGGAGGCTCTCTATAGGGCTCATGCTGATCGGGTCCTGGCGTATCTGCTGCACCGTACGGACCGGGAGACAGCACAGGACATCCTGTCGGAGACCTTCGTGCTGGCCTGGCGCAAGTCCGGGTCCGTGCCCGACGATGCCCTGCCGTGGCTCCTCGCCTCGGCCCGGCGGCTGCTCGCCAACCGCGTGCGGTCCGACCAGCGGCACCGTGCGCTGACCGAGCGCTTGGCGGTGATGGCCGACCGGACGGGCGCCGCGGAGATCGGTGACGCGATAGGGACACGGGTCGAGGTGGCCGCTGCATTGTCAGCGCTTTCCGAACAGGACAGGGAGGTACTCGTGCTGAGTGCCTGGTACGGACTGACGGCCAAGCAGGCGGCTGTGGCCATGGGCTGCACGGCCACTGCCTTCGCTGTGCGCCTGCACCGGGCACGCAAAAGGTTCAGGGCGGCGCTGCCCCGTGCAGGCCATGCACAGCCGGTCCATGGCGCCCTTGCCCAAGCCCACTTCACCCAACGGGAGTCAGCATGA
- a CDS encoding peptidase inhibitor family I36 protein: MISKSLASALLCTVSAGALLLGTGPLAHADGPVPDPSVTTTPPPVKEGPTEPVKPVIADYRGQKIDLSSSWEGANICTELPDGEVHCYDTDEESLADPDLPAKVREDTIKASKLQAASDPRDNCASDYWCLYQDANYKGRRLQFSSSGKKNLGDYGFRDKLSSVFYWVARWPLNYGFATIWDSRSGLLHDRQRELEPPHGWSNFKNMDYPGGGNWNDKVDVFEVKRA; the protein is encoded by the coding sequence TTGATATCCAAATCCCTTGCTTCTGCCCTCCTCTGCACCGTCTCTGCCGGTGCCCTCCTCCTCGGCACCGGGCCGTTGGCGCACGCCGACGGACCCGTCCCGGACCCGTCGGTCACCACAACCCCGCCCCCGGTCAAAGAAGGGCCGACGGAGCCGGTGAAGCCGGTGATCGCCGACTACCGGGGACAGAAGATCGACCTCTCTTCGTCATGGGAAGGCGCCAACATCTGCACCGAACTTCCCGACGGCGAAGTCCATTGCTACGACACGGACGAAGAATCCCTGGCAGATCCCGATCTGCCTGCGAAAGTCCGAGAGGACACCATCAAGGCCTCGAAACTCCAGGCTGCTTCGGACCCGCGCGACAACTGCGCGTCCGACTACTGGTGCCTGTATCAGGACGCGAACTACAAGGGCAGGCGTCTGCAGTTCTCCAGCAGCGGCAAGAAGAATCTCGGTGACTACGGATTCCGGGACAAGCTCAGCTCGGTCTTCTACTGGGTGGCCCGTTGGCCGCTCAACTACGGATTCGCGACGATCTGGGACTCACGTTCAGGCCTGCTGCACGACCGGCAGCGCGAGCTTGAGCCTCCGCACGGCTGGTCGAACTTCAAGAACATGGACTACCCCGGTGGCGGCAACTGGAACGACAAGGTCGACGTGTTCGAAGTCAAGCGTGCATGA
- a CDS encoding zinc ribbon domain-containing protein has translation MTAPKTCQGCGTIHDRDVNAAVNIRTEGRKVAAGQAETVNGSGAQVCPGSVPAPRDEAATRRDGQPTVVGILAR, from the coding sequence ATGACGGCCCCAAAGACGTGTCAGGGCTGCGGGACCATCCACGACCGCGACGTAAACGCCGCGGTCAACATCAGGACCGAAGGACGCAAGGTCGCCGCCGGACAGGCGGAGACCGTAAACGGCAGTGGAGCGCAGGTATGCCCGGGATCCGTCCCGGCACCGCGCGATGAAGCAGCAACCCGCCGAGACGGTCAGCCGACCGTAGTAGGAATCCTGGCCCGTTAG
- a CDS encoding GntR family transcriptional regulator codes for MTQTAHTSTSPGKQMLSEQVYAHLRDAIMSGNHAPRHALKPQDLAKEQGVSLAVVREALVRLVGEGLADRLPNRGFAVPACSDRRWQEIAEARRTIEPVVLRMSIERGDVDWESRVRAAHHRLARTPAYAPEEGEYYSGAWSEAHRVFHRTLLEGCGNPVLLETFDRTWTASELARRWSAHRVPGRDHVGEHRQLEEAALARDADTAAEVLIQHLTQTAAGLTGCTLREPAE; via the coding sequence ATGACTCAGACGGCCCACACCTCGACCTCACCGGGGAAGCAGATGCTCTCCGAGCAGGTCTACGCACACCTGCGGGACGCGATCATGAGCGGGAACCACGCCCCCCGTCACGCGCTCAAACCGCAGGACCTCGCCAAGGAACAGGGCGTGAGCCTGGCCGTCGTGCGCGAGGCGCTCGTGCGACTGGTCGGCGAGGGCCTCGCCGACCGGCTGCCCAACCGCGGCTTCGCCGTCCCGGCCTGCTCCGACCGCCGCTGGCAGGAGATCGCGGAGGCCCGCCGGACCATCGAACCGGTCGTGCTGCGCATGTCCATCGAGCGCGGCGACGTCGACTGGGAGTCCCGCGTGCGGGCCGCTCACCACCGCCTGGCCCGCACCCCGGCGTACGCGCCGGAGGAGGGCGAGTACTACAGCGGCGCGTGGTCCGAAGCCCACCGGGTCTTCCACCGCACCCTGCTGGAGGGCTGCGGCAACCCCGTTCTGCTGGAGACCTTCGACCGGACGTGGACCGCGAGCGAACTGGCTCGCCGCTGGTCGGCGCACCGCGTCCCCGGCCGGGACCACGTCGGCGAGCACCGCCAACTGGAGGAGGCGGCGCTGGCCCGCGACGCCGACACCGCGGCCGAGGTACTGATCCAGCACCTCACGCAGACCGCGGCTGGACTGACCGGCTGCACCCTTCGCGAACCCGCGGAGTAA
- a CDS encoding YbhB/YbcL family Raf kinase inhibitor-like protein, whose product MTVNDPFARLPDVASFTVTSTTVTDGAAWSPEQYSSGVPGGKDLSPQLSWSGAPEGTKSYAVTVYDPDAPTGSGFWHWAVADIPATLTELPEGAGDDTGSGLPEGAYQLPNDARAARFIGAAPPAGHGPHRYFVVVHALDVVSIGVPADATPAVLGFTMTGHILGRAVLTATAETPA is encoded by the coding sequence ATGACCGTCAACGACCCCTTCGCCCGCCTCCCCGACGTAGCCTCCTTCACCGTTACCAGCACCACCGTCACCGACGGAGCCGCCTGGTCGCCCGAGCAGTACTCCTCCGGCGTCCCCGGCGGGAAGGACCTCTCCCCGCAGCTGTCCTGGAGCGGCGCCCCGGAAGGCACCAAGAGCTACGCCGTCACCGTCTACGACCCCGACGCCCCCACCGGGTCCGGGTTCTGGCACTGGGCAGTCGCCGACATCCCCGCCACCCTCACGGAGCTGCCCGAGGGCGCCGGCGACGACACCGGCTCGGGCCTGCCCGAGGGCGCCTACCAGCTACCCAACGACGCTCGTGCGGCCCGCTTCATCGGTGCCGCGCCGCCCGCCGGGCACGGCCCACACCGCTACTTCGTCGTGGTGCACGCCCTCGACGTCGTCTCCATCGGCGTCCCGGCCGACGCCACCCCTGCCGTCCTCGGCTTCACCATGACCGGCCACATCCTCGGCCGCGCGGTACTGACGGCCACCGCCGAAACCCCCGCCTGA
- a CDS encoding tetratricopeptide repeat protein produces the protein MEASDLDYRARTRSGCIPPELVSRLLERGYVNVVELQAGCGEWFCALEWARLLGEQGRQADALEVLAPYLATGWWSAVVAAAELLEGWGRVGEAIEITRTRMEAGHPMALESYARLLARHDRAAEAFSLLRPHIDEPSLAVTLVDVAERAGRDEEIAALLTTRIPDEHRCDSPWCCRGLAPDTVIGLLATIRERQGRIDEAIALLRTRNITSVNGRDQLADLLARHHRTGELRAYAAAEEHAAWRLVELLEERGDIEGAVAAGRPACRPMAHDPNSAVQLAQLLARHGRGNEAIDVMWALADARNGDDWILHTLSELCLDQGRPEDGLAYLDALAAARADEEDWDLYWIRLPLLAAHHGVDDAIAQARAHPEGSTWYAASHIAELLADAGRIEDAVAVLEQHASQNSHDLAGYLIDLGRVQDALAILQPRIPQTPELSNSPCHDDPPF, from the coding sequence GTGGAGGCTTCTGATCTTGACTACCGAGCCCGGACGCGGTCTGGCTGCATCCCGCCTGAGCTGGTCTCGCGACTGCTCGAACGCGGCTATGTCAACGTGGTGGAGCTGCAGGCCGGATGCGGTGAGTGGTTCTGCGCGCTGGAGTGGGCACGGTTGCTGGGTGAGCAGGGCCGCCAGGCTGACGCGTTGGAGGTGCTGGCCCCGTATCTGGCAACCGGATGGTGGTCGGCTGTCGTTGCCGCAGCCGAGTTGCTGGAGGGCTGGGGCCGCGTTGGCGAGGCGATCGAGATCACCCGGACCCGTATGGAGGCCGGACATCCAATGGCGCTGGAGTCCTACGCGCGCCTGCTCGCCCGGCATGACCGCGCCGCGGAGGCGTTCAGTCTCCTGCGCCCGCACATCGACGAGCCCTCCCTCGCTGTAACACTGGTCGACGTCGCGGAAAGAGCCGGCAGGGACGAGGAGATCGCGGCACTGCTAACCACCCGGATCCCGGACGAGCACCGTTGCGACTCTCCCTGGTGCTGCCGAGGTCTCGCTCCCGACACGGTGATCGGACTGCTCGCCACGATCCGCGAACGCCAGGGCCGCATCGACGAGGCCATCGCCCTGCTCCGCACCCGGAACATCACCTCGGTCAACGGCCGGGACCAGCTGGCCGATCTGCTGGCCCGGCATCACCGCACCGGAGAGCTGCGCGCCTACGCGGCAGCCGAGGAACATGCCGCGTGGCGTCTCGTGGAACTACTGGAGGAACGCGGCGACATCGAGGGGGCGGTCGCGGCAGGCCGGCCTGCCTGCCGCCCCATGGCCCACGACCCCAACTCGGCTGTCCAGCTGGCGCAGCTTCTGGCCCGGCACGGTCGGGGGAATGAGGCGATCGATGTCATGTGGGCCCTCGCCGACGCCCGCAACGGGGATGACTGGATCCTCCACACCCTGTCCGAGCTGTGCCTTGACCAGGGCCGCCCCGAGGACGGCCTGGCGTACCTCGACGCCCTCGCCGCCGCCCGCGCAGACGAGGAGGACTGGGACCTGTACTGGATACGGCTTCCTCTGCTCGCCGCCCACCACGGAGTCGACGACGCGATCGCACAGGCCCGCGCCCATCCCGAGGGCAGCACCTGGTACGCGGCGTCACACATAGCCGAGCTGCTCGCCGACGCCGGACGCATCGAGGATGCTGTCGCCGTTCTCGAACAGCACGCCTCCCAGAACAGCCATGACCTGGCCGGCTACCTCATTGACCTCGGCCGCGTCCAGGACGCCCTGGCCATCCTCCAACCGCGCATCCCCCAGACGCCCGAGCTGTCGAACAGCCCCTGTCACGACGATCCCCCGTTCTGA
- a CDS encoding NADPH:quinone reductase yields MKAIIYRDNGGPEVLQLVDRDLPLPGPGEVRVRVAVSGVNPTDWQARSGVAHAKLFAEVTPHLDGAGVIDAVGEGVEQNRVGQRVWLYMAAAGRPTGTAAEYTVVPAERAVPLPDDAGFDLGASLGVPALTAHRTLTVAENGPGRLHPGALDGQVVLAAGGAGAVGHSVIQLARWAGATVISTVSGPEKARLATAAGAHHVINYRDGDPATEIRKIAPDGVDIIAEVALGANLALDLAVLRTRGTIATYANDGGKPVELNVLQNMVLNARLQFLVLYTAGPEARAAAVEDVATAVRDGALPVGEEHGLPLLRLPLHRTAEAHRAVESGAVGKVLVDITS; encoded by the coding sequence ATGAAAGCCATCATCTACCGCGACAACGGCGGCCCCGAGGTTCTTCAGCTGGTCGACCGCGACCTGCCCCTGCCTGGCCCCGGCGAGGTCCGTGTCCGGGTCGCCGTGTCCGGAGTCAACCCGACCGACTGGCAAGCCCGCTCGGGCGTCGCCCATGCCAAGCTGTTCGCCGAGGTCACCCCGCACCTGGACGGTGCCGGCGTGATCGACGCCGTGGGCGAGGGGGTCGAGCAGAACCGGGTCGGCCAGCGGGTCTGGCTGTACATGGCCGCCGCCGGGCGGCCCACCGGCACCGCCGCCGAGTACACCGTCGTACCCGCCGAGCGAGCCGTGCCGCTGCCCGACGATGCCGGCTTCGACCTCGGTGCCTCACTCGGCGTCCCCGCACTGACCGCTCACCGCACGCTCACCGTCGCCGAGAACGGGCCTGGCCGTCTTCATCCCGGGGCGCTCGACGGCCAGGTCGTGCTGGCCGCGGGCGGGGCCGGGGCGGTCGGGCACTCCGTGATCCAGCTCGCCCGCTGGGCCGGCGCCACCGTGATCAGCACGGTCAGCGGCCCGGAGAAGGCCAGGCTGGCCACCGCCGCGGGCGCCCACCACGTGATCAACTACCGTGATGGTGACCCGGCCACCGAGATCCGCAAGATCGCCCCGGACGGCGTCGACATCATCGCCGAGGTGGCGCTCGGCGCGAACCTCGCACTGGACCTGGCCGTGCTGCGGACGCGCGGCACGATCGCGACCTACGCCAACGACGGCGGCAAGCCGGTCGAACTGAACGTACTGCAGAACATGGTGCTCAACGCACGCCTTCAGTTCCTGGTGCTCTACACCGCCGGCCCGGAGGCACGCGCCGCGGCCGTCGAGGACGTCGCCACCGCGGTCCGCGACGGCGCCCTGCCGGTCGGCGAAGAACACGGCCTGCCCCTGCTCCGCCTCCCGCTCCACCGCACCGCCGAGGCACACCGGGCAGTGGAAAGCGGCGCGGTCGGCAAAGTCCTGGTGGACATCACGTCCTGA
- a CDS encoding aldo/keto reductase: MTTATASLADRTVFRIGYGALQLERLHHRRSDAVALLRGAVERGVDHVDTAEFYGFGFANDVIREALRPEDDVLVVTKVGADPDPGGPLPLRLAQRPEQLRASVEDNLRSLGTDQLPVVNLRRLDSGPGLRPDGDQVVDLDDQLAVMTALRDEGKIGAIGLSSVTLDSLRRALPAGIACVQNAYSLVSRVDEDMLRLCAAEGIAWVPFFPLGGAFPSLPKVTDEPAVHAVAEALGVTPSQVGLAWLLHHAPNVLLIPGTANAAHLEANIAAGEITLDAVTLAALGAIESRSSEVPIG, from the coding sequence ATGACCACCGCGACCGCTTCGTTAGCCGACCGCACCGTTTTCCGGATCGGCTACGGCGCCCTGCAGCTCGAGCGCCTGCACCATCGCCGCAGCGACGCCGTCGCGCTGCTGCGCGGCGCGGTCGAACGGGGCGTCGACCACGTGGACACCGCCGAGTTCTACGGCTTCGGTTTCGCCAACGACGTGATCCGCGAGGCGCTGCGCCCCGAGGACGACGTCCTGGTCGTCACGAAAGTCGGTGCCGATCCCGACCCGGGCGGGCCGCTGCCGCTGCGTCTGGCGCAGCGGCCCGAACAACTGCGCGCCAGCGTCGAGGACAACCTGCGAAGCCTCGGCACCGACCAGCTCCCGGTGGTCAACCTGCGCCGCCTCGACTCCGGCCCCGGCCTGCGCCCCGACGGCGATCAAGTCGTCGACCTCGACGATCAGCTCGCGGTGATGACCGCCCTGCGCGACGAGGGGAAGATCGGCGCGATCGGCCTGAGCAGCGTCACCCTCGACAGCCTGCGCCGCGCCCTGCCGGCGGGCATCGCCTGCGTGCAGAACGCGTACAGCCTCGTCTCCCGCGTCGACGAGGACATGCTGCGGCTGTGCGCGGCCGAGGGCATCGCCTGGGTGCCGTTCTTCCCGCTCGGCGGGGCCTTCCCGAGCCTGCCCAAAGTAACCGACGAGCCGGCGGTGCACGCCGTGGCCGAAGCCCTCGGCGTCACACCCTCCCAGGTCGGCCTCGCCTGGCTGCTGCACCACGCCCCGAACGTGCTGCTCATCCCCGGTACCGCCAACGCCGCCCACTTGGAGGCCAACATCGCAGCCGGCGAGATCACCCTCGACGCCGTGACCCTCGCTGCCCTCGGTGCCATCGAGTCTCGTTCCAGCGAAGTCCCCATCGGCTGA
- a CDS encoding TetR/AcrR family transcriptional regulator has protein sequence MPRLTDERKELRRAQITEAAVRCFSRDGLERTSIADITAESGLSNGSIYAHYRSKADLVQASAHEVLTKRAEALGDYAASDIPPDPDELLARLIAAIDPAEARVGVQTWGEATTNPVIHGIVVDTIDRMRAMVHDCVMAHLVKVEHLDAAEAQEQVIPTTDRVMALYLAELLRTALRSPTEETVS, from the coding sequence GTGCCGCGGCTTACCGACGAACGCAAGGAACTTCGGCGCGCCCAGATCACCGAAGCCGCCGTCCGCTGCTTCAGCCGCGACGGCCTGGAGCGGACCTCGATCGCCGACATCACGGCCGAGTCCGGCCTCTCGAACGGCTCTATCTACGCCCACTACCGCAGCAAGGCGGACCTGGTCCAGGCCTCCGCCCACGAGGTGCTCACCAAGCGCGCCGAAGCCCTCGGCGACTACGCCGCAAGCGACATCCCGCCCGACCCCGACGAACTGCTCGCCCGCCTGATCGCCGCCATCGACCCCGCCGAAGCCCGCGTCGGCGTGCAGACCTGGGGCGAGGCGACCACCAACCCGGTCATCCACGGCATCGTCGTCGACACGATCGACCGAATGCGCGCCATGGTGCACGACTGCGTCATGGCCCACCTGGTCAAGGTCGAGCACCTCGACGCGGCCGAGGCCCAGGAGCAGGTCATCCCGACAACCGACCGGGTGATGGCGCTCTACCTGGCCGAACTGCTGCGCACCGCCTTGCGATCACCGACCGAGGAGACAGTGTCATGA
- a CDS encoding SMI1/KNR4 family protein gives MPSYRPTAAARAESGMDTGTGCPSTGRIWRSRLPQVLPAGDSVSVLLPNVGNSGSGIPTEIEYNYRNHRRQHDEALRDHSIAHGRNRQWQRRLPEEVTGMKDDHLGRVLEMLGEPSWRYRDPEAWHRLENELGVSLPADFKEIVDAYAPVQLNGHLYLDHPATERWNLAEQIRRTSRSWSQIEWDEGEPEGDPRVSLGTSDLLFGTPDGLIPICGTDRGEQIFYAPRGALGQGSFFIEDGEGEFFEYSFSFAEWLYLWLTGEEATGPGGSAFYPGPVVLQDLPMTPDERPEKRYGPPRGM, from the coding sequence ATGCCCAGCTACAGACCTACTGCGGCGGCCCGGGCCGAGAGCGGAATGGACACCGGCACCGGCTGCCCCTCGACCGGGCGAATCTGGCGTTCGCGGCTGCCGCAGGTACTTCCTGCGGGGGACAGCGTGTCAGTGCTGCTGCCTAACGTAGGCAACAGCGGCAGCGGTATCCCGACCGAGATCGAGTACAACTACAGAAACCATCGAAGACAGCACGATGAAGCACTGCGTGATCACTCAATCGCCCACGGGCGGAACCGCCAGTGGCAGCGCCGGCTGCCCGAAGAGGTGACAGGAATGAAGGACGACCATCTGGGGCGTGTGCTGGAGATGCTTGGCGAGCCGTCATGGCGATACCGGGATCCCGAAGCATGGCACAGGCTGGAGAATGAGTTGGGTGTGAGCCTCCCGGCGGATTTCAAGGAGATCGTCGACGCCTACGCCCCGGTTCAGCTCAACGGCCATCTCTATCTGGACCACCCGGCAACCGAACGCTGGAATCTCGCCGAGCAGATTCGCAGGACGTCCCGCTCCTGGTCGCAGATCGAGTGGGACGAGGGCGAGCCCGAAGGCGACCCCCGCGTCTCGCTCGGCACCTCCGACCTGCTCTTCGGCACTCCGGACGGCCTGATTCCGATCTGCGGAACCGACCGGGGTGAGCAGATCTTCTACGCGCCTCGGGGCGCTTTGGGGCAGGGATCCTTCTTCATCGAGGACGGCGAGGGCGAATTCTTCGAGTACTCGTTCTCGTTCGCGGAGTGGCTCTATCTCTGGCTCACCGGCGAGGAGGCCACGGGCCCTGGCGGTTCCGCCTTCTATCCGGGCCCAGTGGTCCTCCAGGACCTGCCCATGACACCGGACGAGCGGCCAGAGAAGCGGTATGGACCGCCCCGCGGAATGTGA
- a CDS encoding uridine kinase family protein, producing the protein MTGVLAVAGGTASGKSTLAEALSLQLPESVALIHLDDYYVPAHDPLRGVWTVSADGHAVLDWNHPESIDETAVTHAIDAALLRPGVLLVVVEGLFALSLPSVVRRAAWRVYVDTPDDIRLARKILRKIEAQRQDPRLSLRNYLQTGRDRHAAHVAPSRAAADLVVDGTASEAEMLADVMPLIGPALAPPPAAPSRARGVRGTTRSPGVPAFAL; encoded by the coding sequence ATGACGGGTGTACTGGCGGTCGCAGGCGGCACCGCATCCGGCAAGTCCACCCTTGCCGAAGCCCTGTCGCTGCAGCTTCCCGAGAGCGTGGCGCTGATCCACCTCGACGACTACTACGTGCCCGCGCACGACCCCCTGAGGGGCGTGTGGACGGTCAGCGCCGACGGGCACGCCGTCCTCGACTGGAACCATCCGGAATCGATCGACGAGACAGCGGTGACACACGCCATCGACGCGGCGCTGCTGCGCCCCGGCGTGCTGCTGGTGGTGGTCGAGGGCCTGTTCGCGCTCTCACTGCCGTCCGTGGTCCGGCGGGCGGCATGGCGGGTGTATGTCGACACCCCCGACGACATACGCCTGGCTCGCAAGATCCTCCGGAAGATCGAGGCGCAGCGGCAGGACCCCCGACTGTCCCTGCGCAACTATCTGCAGACCGGCAGGGACCGCCACGCAGCCCACGTCGCGCCCTCCCGGGCAGCGGCCGATCTGGTCGTGGACGGGACCGCGAGCGAGGCGGAGATGCTGGCGGACGTCATGCCACTGATCGGGCCGGCCCTCGCGCCGCCGCCCGCGGCACCCTCGCGGGCACGGGGGGTGCGCGGTACGACCCGTAGCCCCGGAGTCCCGGCGTTCGCGCTGTGA
- a CDS encoding PucR family transcriptional regulator, translating into MSHAIRRASELALDETTVTVLRAALKTTADEVVQAIIDEVPSYANALSGSMGGTIRRAVRTALGHYLDLASGNATGVDAGDAAYELGRGEVRDGRSMDALLSAYRVGARVAWRCLAAGAVPAGLPAAEVAKFAELTFAYIDELSAASAAGHADELAAQGRAQERHLEHLARDLLAGANPDVLLASVQRAEWQPPVSLTAVLLPAVQARPAYRALDPSTLVLDDLPDATGVLLVPDADRSRLLRQLTDRTAVVGPARPWTRASASYARAVRARSLSSDIRDTEDHLPELVLSADADAFADLRARALAPLRALPVATARRLEETLREWLLHQGRRDEVAAALFVHPQTVRYRMSQLRELFPDLASPNRVLELTLAVGRRVS; encoded by the coding sequence ATGAGCCATGCAATCCGGAGGGCCAGCGAACTGGCCCTGGACGAGACGACGGTCACCGTACTTCGGGCGGCGCTGAAGACCACCGCCGACGAAGTCGTCCAGGCGATCATCGACGAGGTCCCTTCCTACGCCAACGCCCTTTCGGGCAGCATGGGCGGCACCATCCGCCGGGCCGTCCGCACCGCCTTGGGGCACTACCTGGACCTCGCGAGCGGGAACGCCACAGGCGTCGACGCCGGTGACGCGGCCTACGAGCTGGGCCGCGGCGAGGTGCGCGACGGCCGTTCGATGGACGCCCTGCTCAGCGCCTACCGTGTCGGCGCCCGCGTGGCCTGGCGATGCCTGGCGGCGGGTGCCGTACCCGCGGGTCTGCCCGCCGCCGAGGTCGCCAAGTTCGCCGAGCTGACGTTCGCCTACATCGATGAGCTCTCCGCCGCGAGCGCCGCGGGCCACGCCGACGAGCTGGCCGCCCAGGGCAGGGCCCAGGAACGCCACCTGGAACACCTGGCCCGCGACCTGCTCGCCGGCGCGAACCCGGATGTGCTGCTGGCCTCTGTCCAACGGGCCGAGTGGCAGCCTCCGGTTTCACTGACCGCGGTCCTGCTGCCCGCCGTCCAGGCCCGCCCCGCCTACCGCGCGCTCGACCCGAGCACCCTCGTCCTCGACGATCTGCCGGACGCCACCGGTGTGCTGCTCGTCCCCGATGCCGACCGATCACGTCTCTTGCGGCAACTGACCGACCGCACCGCCGTGGTCGGCCCGGCCCGGCCATGGACGCGCGCGTCCGCCTCGTACGCACGAGCCGTACGCGCGCGCTCCCTCTCCTCCGATATTCGCGACACCGAGGACCACCTGCCCGAGCTGGTGCTGAGCGCCGACGCGGACGCGTTCGCAGACCTGCGTGCCCGAGCCCTCGCACCCTTGCGGGCCTTGCCTGTCGCGACCGCTCGGCGGCTGGAGGAGACGTTGCGGGAGTGGCTGTTGCACCAGGGCAGGCGGGACGAGGTGGCGGCGGCGTTGTTCGTCCATCCCCAGACGGTCCGGTACCGGATGTCGCAGCTGCGGGAGCTGTTTCCGGATCTCGCATCGCCAAACCGGGTCCTCGAACTGACGCTGGCGGTCGGTCGTCGGGTCAGCTGA
- a CDS encoding ferredoxin reductase — protein sequence MTSAALRSRAWKVLEMVTTPLLPSDYLDLVSPLRAGADLRGRIEAVHPETSDAATVVIRPGRGWRGHTAGQYMRIGIDVDGVRLWRAYSITSPTDRRDGRVTITVKAIPDGKVSNHLVRKAKPGTLIQLDQPTGDFVLPQAKPAKVLYLTAGSGITPVMGMLRDVEFDDVVMVHCAPQPQDVIFRNELHDLVADKKLRLTEVHTDTDGILDIARLDELVPDWAERETWACGPAGLLDAAEEHWSEHGVQERLHTERFRPSIVVAGDGGEVTFSATGKTVDADGATPLLDIGEEAGVLMPSGCRMGICFGCVTPLKAGAVRDLRTGEITEAEPGVLIQTCVSAAAGPCDIER from the coding sequence ATGACGAGTGCAGCCCTCCGCAGCAGGGCGTGGAAAGTGCTGGAGATGGTCACGACGCCGCTGCTGCCGTCGGACTACCTCGACCTGGTCAGTCCGCTGCGTGCGGGCGCTGACCTGCGTGGGCGCATCGAGGCCGTGCACCCCGAGACGAGTGACGCCGCGACTGTCGTGATCAGGCCGGGACGGGGCTGGCGCGGCCACACAGCCGGTCAGTACATGCGGATCGGGATCGACGTCGACGGGGTGCGCCTGTGGCGCGCCTACTCCATCACCTCGCCGACAGACCGCCGGGACGGCCGCGTCACGATCACCGTGAAGGCGATCCCGGACGGCAAGGTCAGCAACCACCTGGTCCGCAAGGCGAAACCGGGCACACTGATCCAGCTCGACCAGCCGACCGGTGACTTCGTGCTGCCGCAGGCCAAGCCCGCCAAGGTGCTCTACCTGACGGCCGGCAGCGGCATCACGCCCGTGATGGGCATGCTGCGCGACGTCGAGTTCGACGACGTCGTCATGGTCCACTGCGCGCCGCAACCGCAGGACGTGATCTTCCGCAACGAACTGCACGACCTGGTCGCGGACAAGAAGCTGCGGCTCACCGAGGTGCACACCGACACGGACGGCATTCTCGACATCGCCCGTCTCGACGAACTCGTGCCCGACTGGGCCGAGCGCGAGACCTGGGCCTGCGGGCCCGCGGGCCTGCTCGACGCCGCCGAGGAGCACTGGAGCGAGCACGGCGTCCAAGAGCGCCTGCACACCGAACGCTTCCGCCCCAGCATCGTCGTCGCCGGCGACGGCGGCGAGGTCACGTTCAGCGCCACCGGCAAGACCGTCGATGCGGACGGCGCCACGCCGTTGCTGGACATCGGCGAGGAAGCCGGGGTGCTCATGCCCTCCGGGTGCCGCATGGGCATCTGCTTCGGCTGCGTCACGCCGCTCAAGGCGGGCGCCGTCCGCGACCTGCGCACAGGCGAGATCACCGAGGCCGAGCCGGGCGTCCTCATCCAGACCTGCGTGTCCGCCGCGGCGGGCCCCTGCGACATCGAACGGTAG